In Methanocella paludicola SANAE, the sequence TGCGTTGATGGTGAGTTCGAGGCTTAGTGGTTTAGTGAGAAAAAATTATAAAAGAAAATTAGAGGTTTAATTCCTTTGGAGAGGTTCGAGATACCGACCGAACTATTCAGCGCCATAGGAAATACAGTATTGAATTAGCCTGGAACTAATGGCCATTATCTATATATCGTTTAATATTAATTAAAAACCTGTTGACGACGATGCTTTTATATACAAAGTATGTATTGTATCGCATAATAAGTAAGTTAACGTTTACTTACATAATTCATGAGGGATCAGAAATGAAAGCATTGGTGATATACGGCACAAGAGGCGGCGCGACAAAGCAGATCGCCGAAGAAATAGGAAAAATACTGGGCGAACAGGGCTTCGAGGTCTCCGTTGACGACGCTAAAAAGTCAAAGAGCTACAATGTGAACGAATACGACCTTATAGTAGTCGGCAGCTCGGTCTGGGCCACATACTGGAAGTGGCAGGCGACCCGCTTCATGCGGAGGAACGCGAAGAAGCTGATGGGCAAGAAGGTCGCACTATTCTCATCGGGGCTGGCGGGCGGGGACCCGACACAGAAGGAGTATGCCCACAAGAGCATCGAAACTACTGCCGCAAAGTTCCCGTGGGTCAAGCCTATCGCCCTGGCCTATTTCGGCGGCTATGTTGATTTCGAGCACCCGACGTTCTTCGCGAGTTTCATGGCCAACGCCATGAAGAAGGATTTTGAAAAGAAGGGCCAGGACACGAGCAAGCCCTACGATACACGGGACTTTTCGGCGATACGCCAGTGGGCGCTGGATGTGGCGGCGAAGGCTAGAGTATGAGCGTGAAACGTAAAACCGTTAAGACTGGCCGGCCCGTGAAGGTGCCGGGGGAAAAGGGCACGAAAGAGAAGATATTCGATGCTGCCGTCGACCTTTTTGCAGAAAAGGGCTATGACCGCGTGTCTATCCGGGACATCGCACGTGCGGTAGGCGTCACAGAAGGTGCCGTCTACAAGCACTATACGAGCAAAGACGAAATACTTGATTCGATCTTCAACTACGTCGAAGGCCGGATATATCCGGCGGTCCCCGAGGGCAGCACGGATGCCCTCATCGATTCCTATTCCTTGCGGGAGATACTCGAGATGACCCCCTGCTACATGCTGGCCGACCAGTCCCTGGCCAGGATCACGCGCATCATGCTCATCGAGATGTACCATAACGAGAAGATCAGGAACTACGTCCGGCGTGAGCTTTTCGAGAGGTCGGTCGACGAGACGGCGATCCTATTTAAAAAGCTCATGGAGAAGGGTAAAATAAAGCCCTGCGACCCCCGGGCGCTGTCGACCATGTTCATCTCCTATATGGTCTACTGGTACTTCGAGGTGTT encodes:
- a CDS encoding flavodoxin domain-containing protein translates to MKALVIYGTRGGATKQIAEEIGKILGEQGFEVSVDDAKKSKSYNVNEYDLIVVGSSVWATYWKWQATRFMRRNAKKLMGKKVALFSSGLAGGDPTQKEYAHKSIETTAAKFPWVKPIALAYFGGYVDFEHPTFFASFMANAMKKDFEKKGQDTSKPYDTRDFSAIRQWALDVAAKARV
- a CDS encoding TetR/AcrR family transcriptional regulator yields the protein MSVKRKTVKTGRPVKVPGEKGTKEKIFDAAVDLFAEKGYDRVSIRDIARAVGVTEGAVYKHYTSKDEILDSIFNYVEGRIYPAVPEGSTDALIDSYSLREILEMTPCYMLADQSLARITRIMLIEMYHNEKIRNYVRRELFERSVDETAILFKKLMEKGKIKPCDPRALSTMFISYMVYWYFEVFVFSYGVPRDLDRIEKEMRAQIDLIVDLAGAL